In a genomic window of Bradyrhizobium ontarionense:
- the flgJ gene encoding flagellar assembly peptidoglycan hydrolase FlgJ — MASSFIDAYSGRAPLSLPSAAAVTTPRTDLDLAEALTKVSPKAQAKAKATATDFEAMFLNSMFSQMTNGVKGEGPFGDTPGTGVWRSMLTEQYSKNFAKAGGVGISNDVFRTLILQQARSSNPSAAGGKV, encoded by the coding sequence ATGGCCTCGTCCTTCATCGACGCCTATAGCGGCCGCGCTCCGCTCAGCCTGCCGAGCGCGGCGGCAGTGACCACGCCGCGCACCGATCTCGATCTCGCCGAGGCACTGACCAAGGTCTCCCCCAAGGCCCAGGCCAAAGCCAAGGCGACCGCGACCGACTTCGAGGCCATGTTCCTCAACTCGATGTTCTCGCAGATGACGAACGGCGTGAAGGGCGAAGGACCGTTCGGCGACACGCCGGGCACCGGCGTCTGGCGGTCGATGCTGACCGAGCAATATTCGAAGAATTTCGCCAAGGCCGGCGGCGTCGGCATTTCCAACGACGTCTTCCGCACGCTGATCCTGCAGCAGGCCAGGAGCAGCAATCCGAGCGCCGCAGGCGGCAAGGTGTAG
- a CDS encoding flagellin, which produces MSGIVLSASVRQNLLALQNTASLLATTQNNLATGNKVNTALDNPTEFFTAQSLNSRASDIANLLDGIGNGVQVLQAANTGLTSLQKLVDSAKSIASQVLQAPTGYTTKSSITSAVIPGATANNLLGSSSNNFVTGSTVNNDNLSSAVAITGSTKLSGTATSTSNDLASSITTGDTLVVNGIVFTFVAGSISAGTNIGVGDTVSNLLAAIDSVTGATATPSTVTGGKIAVATGTAQDLTISGSALAKLGLTAATTTRNQPALTGQTLTITSTGGGVATNITFGTGASQISTLTQLNTALAANNLQASLSTTGQLTILTTNESASSTIGTVAGSSTAASQAFNGVTASTPVADTNSQTTRAGLIAQYNNVLAQINTTAQDASFNGINLLNGDTLKLVFNETGRSTLNITGVTFNSTGLGLSSLVVGTDFLDSNSANKVLTTLNSASTTLRSEASSLGSNLSIVQIRQDFNKNLINVLQTGSSNLTLADTNEEAANSQALSTRQSIAVSALALANQSQASVLQLLR; this is translated from the coding sequence ATGTCCGGTATCGTTCTTTCGGCTTCGGTTCGCCAAAACCTGCTGGCGCTGCAAAATACGGCATCGCTGCTGGCCACGACTCAAAACAACCTGGCCACCGGCAACAAGGTCAACACGGCGCTCGATAACCCCACCGAATTCTTCACCGCGCAATCGCTCAACAGCCGGGCGAGCGACATCGCGAATCTGCTCGATGGCATCGGCAACGGCGTGCAGGTCCTGCAGGCGGCGAATACCGGTCTGACCTCGTTGCAGAAGCTGGTCGACAGCGCGAAGTCGATCGCGAGCCAGGTTCTCCAGGCGCCGACGGGTTACACGACCAAGTCGAGCATCACATCCGCGGTCATTCCCGGCGCCACGGCGAACAACCTGCTCGGCAGCTCGTCGAACAATTTCGTGACCGGCAGCACCGTCAACAACGACAATCTGAGCTCGGCCGTCGCGATCACCGGCTCGACCAAGCTGTCGGGCACCGCAACCTCCACCTCGAACGACCTGGCGAGCAGCATCACGACCGGTGATACGCTTGTCGTCAACGGCATAGTGTTCACCTTCGTGGCCGGATCGATCTCTGCCGGCACCAATATCGGCGTCGGCGACACCGTCAGCAATCTTCTGGCAGCCATCGATTCGGTGACCGGCGCGACCGCGACGCCGTCCACGGTGACCGGCGGCAAGATCGCCGTCGCAACGGGCACGGCGCAGGATCTGACAATATCGGGCTCGGCCCTGGCGAAACTCGGATTGACGGCCGCCACCACGACACGCAACCAGCCGGCGCTGACGGGACAGACATTAACGATAACGTCGACAGGAGGTGGCGTCGCAACCAACATCACCTTCGGCACAGGTGCCTCGCAGATATCGACGCTGACGCAGCTCAACACCGCGCTCGCGGCGAACAACCTGCAGGCCAGCCTGAGCACGACAGGCCAGCTCACGATCCTCACCACCAACGAATCGGCCTCGTCGACCATCGGTACGGTTGCCGGATCGTCGACTGCGGCCAGCCAGGCCTTCAACGGTGTCACGGCCTCGACGCCGGTGGCCGATACCAACTCGCAGACGACGCGCGCGGGATTGATCGCGCAGTACAACAACGTGCTCGCGCAGATCAACACGACGGCTCAGGACGCCTCCTTCAACGGCATCAACCTCTTGAACGGTGACACGCTGAAGCTGGTGTTCAACGAGACCGGCCGGTCAACGCTGAACATCACGGGCGTGACGTTCAACAGCACCGGTCTCGGTCTGTCCTCGCTGGTGGTCGGAACCGACTTCCTCGACAGCAATTCGGCCAACAAGGTGCTCACGACGCTGAACAGCGCATCGACAACGCTTCGGTCCGAAGCGTCATCTCTCGGTTCCAACCTGTCGATCGTGCAGATCCGTCAGGACTTCAACAAGAACCTGATCAACGTGCTGCAGACCGGCTCGTCGAATTTGACGCTGGCCGACACCAACGAAGAAGCCGCCAACAGCCAGGCGCTGTCGACGCGGCAGTCGATTGCGGTTTCCGCGCTGGCACTCGCCAATCAGTCGCAGGCGAGCGTTCTGCAGCTGCTGCGCTGA
- a CDS encoding winged helix-turn-helix transcriptional regulator, whose protein sequence is MRAANVYSADCPTRQILDRVGDKWAVLILILLRNDPLRFNQLRRAIEGISQKMLSQVLKSLERDGLVRRRAVATVPVTVEYSITPLGLTLAAAVDPLRDWAEHHLKDVTAAQRRYDSQRQSEAA, encoded by the coding sequence ATGCGAGCCGCCAACGTCTATTCGGCCGACTGCCCGACGCGTCAGATCCTCGACCGCGTCGGCGACAAATGGGCCGTGCTGATCCTGATCCTGCTGCGCAACGATCCGTTGCGCTTCAATCAGTTGCGCCGAGCCATCGAAGGCATTTCGCAGAAGATGCTCTCGCAGGTGTTGAAGAGTCTGGAGCGCGACGGGCTGGTGCGGCGCCGCGCGGTCGCGACCGTGCCGGTCACGGTGGAATATTCGATCACGCCGCTCGGGCTGACGTTGGCCGCCGCCGTCGATCCGCTGCGCGACTGGGCGGAGCATCATCTGAAGGATGTGACGGCCGCGCAGCGCCGCTACGATTCGCAGCGGCAATCGGAGGCGGCGTGA
- a CDS encoding flagellar assembly protein FliX — MRIYGPNGTTLTTSTSSTRKTSSGGFKLPDVGTTQDTRATLAPKQTANIDALLALQGIEEEPAERRKRSVQRGKRALDVLDDLKLSLLSGKLDTATALRLRDAAVDLKQSSGDPGLDAILSEIELRVEVELAKAGQG, encoded by the coding sequence ATGCGCATCTACGGACCGAACGGCACGACGCTGACAACGTCCACGAGCTCCACGCGGAAGACCTCGTCCGGCGGCTTCAAGCTGCCCGATGTCGGCACCACCCAGGACACGCGGGCGACCTTGGCGCCGAAGCAGACCGCCAACATCGACGCGCTGCTCGCGCTGCAGGGGATCGAGGAGGAGCCGGCCGAGCGCCGCAAGCGCTCGGTGCAGCGCGGCAAGCGCGCGCTCGACGTGCTCGACGATCTCAAACTGTCGCTGCTCTCCGGCAAGCTCGATACCGCGACAGCGCTGCGGCTGCGCGATGCCGCTGTCGACCTCAAGCAGTCGTCCGGAGATCCAGGGCTCGACGCGATCCTCTCCGAGATCGAGTTGCGGGTCGAGGTCGAGCTCGCCAAGGCCGGGCAGGGTTGA
- a CDS encoding flagellar basal body P-ring protein FlgI, producing MRRVRSTRLFQVACAAMLALASSALSAHATSRIKDLANIEGVRQNQLIGYGLVVGLNGTGDTLNNIPFTKQSLQAMLERMGVNIRGATIRTGNVAAVMVTGNLPAFATQGTRMDVTVSALGDAKNLQGGTLLVTPLLGADGNVYAVAQGSLAISGFQAEGEAAKIVRGVPTVGRIANGAIIEREIEFALNRLPNVRLALRNADFTTAKRIAAAVNDFLGVKTAEPIDPSTVQLSIPPEFKGNVVALLTEIEQLQVDPDLAAKIVIDERSGIIVMGRDVRVATVAVAQGNLTVTISESPQVSQPNPLSRGRTVVTPRTSVGVTEDGKKFAVVKDGVSLQQLVDGLNGLGIGPRDLISILQAIKAAGAIEADIEVM from the coding sequence ATGCGACGCGTCCGTTCAACGCGCCTGTTTCAGGTCGCCTGCGCCGCCATGCTGGCGCTGGCATCTTCTGCCTTGTCCGCGCATGCGACCTCGCGCATCAAGGATCTCGCCAATATCGAAGGCGTCCGCCAGAACCAGCTGATCGGCTACGGCCTCGTGGTCGGCCTCAACGGCACCGGCGACACGCTGAACAACATCCCGTTCACCAAGCAGTCGCTGCAGGCGATGCTCGAGCGCATGGGCGTCAACATCCGCGGCGCCACCATCCGTACCGGCAACGTCGCCGCCGTCATGGTGACCGGCAATCTGCCGGCTTTCGCCACCCAGGGCACGCGCATGGACGTCACGGTGTCGGCGCTCGGCGACGCGAAGAACCTGCAGGGGGGCACCCTGCTCGTCACGCCCCTGCTCGGCGCCGACGGCAACGTCTATGCGGTGGCGCAAGGCTCGCTCGCGATCTCCGGCTTCCAGGCCGAGGGCGAGGCGGCCAAGATCGTGCGCGGCGTGCCGACGGTCGGCCGCATCGCCAACGGCGCCATCATCGAGCGCGAGATCGAGTTTGCGCTGAACCGGCTGCCGAACGTGCGGCTCGCATTGCGCAACGCCGACTTCACCACGGCCAAGCGCATCGCGGCCGCGGTCAATGATTTCCTCGGCGTCAAGACGGCCGAGCCGATCGATCCGTCCACGGTGCAATTGAGCATCCCGCCGGAATTCAAGGGCAATGTCGTTGCCCTCCTGACCGAGATCGAGCAGTTGCAGGTCGACCCCGATCTGGCCGCCAAGATCGTCATCGACGAACGCTCGGGCATCATCGTGATGGGGCGCGACGTGCGTGTCGCCACCGTCGCGGTGGCGCAGGGCAACCTCACCGTCACGATCTCCGAGAGCCCGCAGGTCAGCCAGCCCAATCCGCTGTCGCGCGGCCGCACCGTGGTCACGCCGCGGACCAGCGTCGGCGTCACCGAGGACGGCAAGAAGTTCGCGGTCGTCAAGGATGGCGTGTCGCTGCAGCAGCTGGTGGACGGTCTCAACGGTCTCGGCATCGGCCCGCGCGACCTGATCAGCATCCTGCAGGCCATCAAGGCGGCGGGCGCGATCGAAGCCGACATCGAGGTGATGTAA
- a CDS encoding flagellin, with the protein MSGIVLSASVRQNLLSLQSTAQLLATTQNNLSTGKKVNSALDNPTNFFTAQGLDNRASDISNLLDGIGNGVQVLQSANTGITSLQKLVDSAKSIANQVLQSAVGYSTKSNVTSTALTGGTATSLIAASSTAVTGSAVLNDNTSTAVAITGSTLLSGTAGTASNDLATAITTADTLVVNGTTFTFVAGSTSSGTNIGVSDTVTHLLSTIQSATGVTSSITAGAITLTPPAAGLTLSGTSLAKLGLSAVGDGLSGQTLTIGATGGGTATSITFGLGTGQVNSLNDLNAKLSANNLQASVDTTGKITISTTNDAASATIGTIGGTAAAASQSFNGLTAAAPTADPTAQSQRSSLVAQYNNVLAQINTTAADASFNGVNLLNGDTLKLTFNENGKSTLSITGVTFNTGGLGLSTLTSGTDFLDNSSANKVIGVLNSASSTLRNEASTLGSNLSVVQIRQDFNKNLINVLQTGSSNLTLADTNEEAANSQALSTRQSIAVSALSLANQSQASVLQLLR; encoded by the coding sequence ATGTCAGGCATCGTTCTCTCGGCGTCGGTGCGCCAGAATCTGCTCTCGCTCCAGTCGACGGCTCAACTCCTCGCCACCACCCAGAACAACCTCTCCACGGGCAAGAAGGTCAACTCGGCTCTCGACAATCCGACCAACTTCTTCACCGCCCAGGGTCTCGACAACCGCGCCTCCGACATCTCCAATCTGCTCGATGGCATCGGCAACGGCGTGCAGGTTCTGCAGTCCGCCAACACCGGCATCACCTCGCTGCAGAAGCTCGTCGACAGCGCCAAGTCGATCGCCAACCAGGTGCTGCAGAGCGCCGTCGGCTACTCCACCAAGTCGAACGTCACGTCGACCGCTCTGACCGGCGGCACTGCCACCAGCCTCATCGCTGCGAGCTCGACGGCCGTCACCGGCTCCGCCGTGCTCAACGACAACACCTCGACTGCAGTGGCGATCACCGGTTCGACGCTGCTGTCCGGCACGGCGGGCACCGCTTCGAACGACCTCGCCACCGCGATCACCACCGCGGACACGCTGGTCGTCAACGGCACCACCTTCACCTTTGTCGCCGGCTCGACCTCGTCCGGCACCAACATCGGCGTCAGTGATACCGTGACGCACCTGCTGTCGACGATCCAGAGTGCGACCGGCGTCACCTCGTCGATCACCGCTGGTGCGATCACGCTGACGCCTCCGGCGGCCGGTCTCACCCTGTCAGGTACGTCGCTGGCCAAGCTCGGTCTCAGCGCTGTCGGTGACGGACTGTCCGGTCAGACGCTGACGATCGGCGCCACAGGAGGTGGCACGGCAACCAGCATCACGTTCGGTCTCGGGACTGGACAGGTCAATTCGCTGAACGACCTCAATGCGAAGCTCTCAGCGAACAACCTGCAGGCCTCGGTCGACACCACCGGCAAGATCACGATCTCGACCACCAACGATGCGGCCTCGGCGACGATCGGCACGATCGGCGGTACGGCGGCGGCGGCCAGCCAGTCCTTCAACGGCCTGACGGCGGCAGCTCCGACGGCTGATCCCACCGCGCAGTCGCAGCGCTCGAGCCTGGTCGCGCAGTACAACAACGTGCTGGCGCAGATCAACACGACGGCGGCCGACGCGTCGTTCAACGGCGTCAACCTGCTGAACGGCGACACGCTGAAGCTGACCTTCAACGAAAACGGCAAGTCGACGCTGTCGATCACCGGCGTGACCTTCAACACCGGCGGCCTCGGTCTTTCGACCCTGACCTCGGGCACCGACTTCCTCGACAACAGCTCGGCGAACAAGGTGATCGGCGTGTTGAACTCCGCAAGCTCCACCTTGCGCAACGAGGCGTCGACGCTGGGTTCGAACCTGTCGGTGGTGCAGATCCGTCAGGACTTCAACAAGAACCTGATCAACGTGCTGCAGACCGGCTCGTCGAACCTGACCTTGGCCGACACCAACGAGGAAGCGGCCAACAGCCAGGCGCTGTCGACCCGCCAGTCGATCGCGGTGTCCGCGCTGTCGCTCGCCAACCAGTCGCAGGCGAGCGTGCTGCAGCTGCTGCGCTGA
- the flaF gene encoding flagellar biosynthesis regulator FlaF, with the protein MSYAAQAYARTSQTTASPREIEAQALLKAARQLQEVQANWNGPDRNMYKALLFNRRLWTIFMSAMETDGNPNPIDIRQNIANIGVFVMKQTIEMQMDPDPAKLKSLIDINCHIAAGLSGRS; encoded by the coding sequence ATGTCATATGCCGCTCAAGCCTATGCACGCACGTCGCAAACGACGGCATCACCACGGGAGATCGAAGCTCAAGCCTTGTTGAAAGCGGCGCGGCAGCTGCAGGAAGTCCAGGCCAATTGGAACGGCCCCGATCGCAACATGTACAAGGCACTGCTGTTCAATCGTCGTCTTTGGACGATCTTCATGAGCGCGATGGAAACGGACGGCAATCCGAACCCGATCGATATCCGTCAGAACATCGCCAATATCGGCGTGTTCGTGATGAAGCAGACGATCGAGATGCAGATGGATCCGGATCCGGCCAAGCTGAAGTCGCTGATCGACATCAACTGCCATATCGCTGCCGGCCTGTCCGGGCGCAGCTGA
- a CDS encoding flagellin: MSGIVLSASVRQNLLSLQSTAQLLATTQNNLSTGKKVNSALDNPTNFFTAQGLDNRASDISNLLDGIGNGVQVLQAANTGITSLQKLVDSAKSIANQVLQSAVGYSTKSSVTSTALTGGTATSLIAASSAAVTGTAVLNDNTSTAVAITGSTLLSGTAGTASNDLATAITTADTLVVNGTTFTFVAGSTSSGTNIGVSDTVTHLLSTIQSATGVTSSITAGAITLTPPAAGLTLSGTSLAKLGLSAVGDGLSGQTLTIGATAGGTATSITFGLGTGQVNSLNDLNTKLAANNLQASVDTTGKISITTTNDAASATIGTIGGTAAAASQSFNGLTAAAPVADPTAQSQRASLVAQYNNVLAQINTTAADASFNGVNLLNGDTLKLTFNETGKSSLSITGVTFNTGGLGLSTLTSGTDFLDNSSANKVITVLNAASSTLRSEASTLGSNLSVVQIRQDFNKNLINVLQTGSSNLTLADTNEEAANSQALSTRQSIAVSALSLANQSQASVLQLLR, from the coding sequence ATGTCAGGTATTGTTCTCTCGGCGTCGGTGCGCCAGAATCTGCTCTCGCTCCAGTCGACGGCTCAGCTCCTCGCCACCACCCAGAACAACCTCTCCACGGGCAAGAAGGTCAACTCGGCTCTCGACAATCCGACCAACTTCTTCACCGCCCAGGGTCTCGACAACCGCGCCTCCGACATCTCCAATCTGCTCGACGGCATCGGCAACGGCGTGCAGGTGCTGCAGGCTGCCAACACCGGCATCACCTCGCTGCAGAAGCTCGTCGACAGCGCCAAGTCGATCGCCAACCAGGTGCTGCAGAGCGCCGTCGGCTACTCCACCAAGTCGAGCGTCACGTCGACCGCTCTGACCGGCGGCACTGCCACCAGCCTGATCGCTGCCAGCTCGGCCGCCGTCACCGGCACCGCCGTGCTCAACGACAATACCTCGACCGCAGTTGCGATCACCGGCTCGACCCTGTTGTCGGGCACGGCGGGCACCGCCTCGAACGACCTCGCCACCGCGATCACCACCGCGGACACGCTGGTCGTGAACGGCACCACCTTCACCTTTGTCGCCGGCAGCACGTCGTCCGGCACCAACATCGGCGTCAGTGACACCGTGACGCATCTGCTGTCGACGATCCAGAGTGCGACCGGCGTCACCTCGTCGATCACCGCTGGTGCGATCACGCTGACGCCTCCGGCAGCCGGTCTCACGCTGTCCGGTACGTCGCTGGCCAAGCTCGGTCTCAGCGCTGTCGGTGACGGACTGTCCGGCCAGACGCTGACGATCGGCGCCACAGCTGGCGGTACGGCAACCAGCATCACGTTCGGTCTCGGGACTGGACAGGTCAACTCGCTGAACGACCTCAATACGAAGCTCGCAGCGAACAACCTGCAGGCCTCGGTCGACACCACCGGCAAGATCTCGATCACCACCACGAACGACGCGGCTTCCGCCACGATCGGCACGATCGGCGGTACGGCGGCGGCGGCCAGCCAGTCCTTCAACGGCCTGACCGCGGCGGCTCCGGTGGCTGATCCGACCGCGCAGTCGCAGCGGGCGAGCCTGGTCGCGCAGTACAACAACGTGCTGGCGCAGATCAATACGACGGCAGCCGACGCGTCGTTCAACGGCGTCAACCTGCTGAACGGCGACACGCTGAAGCTGACCTTCAACGAGACCGGCAAGTCCTCGCTGTCGATCACCGGCGTGACCTTCAACACCGGCGGCCTCGGTCTTTCGACCCTGACCTCGGGCACCGACTTCCTCGACAACAGCTCGGCGAACAAGGTGATCACCGTGCTGAACGCGGCCAGCTCGACGCTGCGGTCGGAAGCCTCCACGCTGGGTTCGAACCTGTCGGTGGTGCAGATCCGTCAGGACTTCAACAAGAACCTGATCAACGTGCTGCAGACCGGCTCGTCGAACCTGACCTTGGCCGACACCAACGAGGAAGCGGCCAACAGCCAGGCGCTGTCGACCCGCCAGTCGATCGCGGTGTCCGCGCTGTCGCTCGCCAACCAGTCGCAGGCGAGCGTGCTGCAGCTGCTGCGCTGA
- a CDS encoding ATP-grasp domain-containing protein produces the protein MAKLAKAAFDGQDLKPMWAAALGKMLDGAVEPGEGLDLALVAQLIGEQSSGLAIQHDVLQSQQLYRLPCNSPTPRLRVLALAAATDMGSNTPIEFLLEDSDIELIVLYVVPGADLPAPLPAHDVAIVIASDSDDCQHALREIDAVAARWPRPLLNPPRQIWHLDRDKLHALLVGIEGLSIPATIPVDRERLIEIADEREWIATIDGALGFPIIIRPRGSHAGVGLEKIEEPVELSLYLDERDEQEFFVARFVDYASEDGQYRKYRVVFVDGVPYACHMAIARRWDIWYLNANMAGSESKRLEEAAFMQTFDIGFGRRHRSVLSAIAERIGLDYFIIDCAETKDGALLVFEADNTAVVHNMDPPDVFPYKPPQMQKIFAAFAAMITKRAALSAERAA, from the coding sequence ATGGCCAAGCTCGCCAAGGCTGCCTTCGACGGCCAGGATCTGAAACCGATGTGGGCCGCCGCGCTCGGCAAGATGCTCGACGGCGCCGTCGAACCGGGCGAGGGGCTCGATCTCGCGCTGGTCGCGCAGCTGATCGGGGAGCAGTCGTCCGGGCTCGCGATCCAGCACGACGTGCTGCAGTCGCAGCAGCTGTACCGGCTGCCGTGCAACAGTCCGACGCCGCGGCTGCGCGTGCTCGCGCTTGCGGCCGCGACCGATATGGGCAGCAACACGCCGATCGAGTTCCTGCTGGAGGATTCCGACATCGAGCTCATTGTGCTCTACGTCGTTCCGGGTGCGGACCTGCCCGCACCGCTGCCGGCCCACGACGTCGCCATCGTCATCGCCTCGGACTCGGATGATTGTCAGCACGCGCTGCGTGAGATCGATGCCGTCGCGGCGCGCTGGCCGCGTCCGCTGCTGAACCCGCCGCGGCAGATCTGGCATCTCGACCGCGACAAGCTGCATGCGCTGCTCGTCGGCATCGAGGGGCTGTCCATCCCGGCGACCATTCCCGTCGACCGCGAGCGCTTGATCGAGATCGCCGACGAGCGCGAGTGGATCGCCACGATCGACGGCGCGCTTGGCTTTCCCATCATCATCCGGCCGCGCGGCTCGCATGCCGGCGTCGGACTGGAAAAGATCGAGGAGCCGGTCGAGCTCTCGCTCTATCTCGACGAGCGGGACGAGCAGGAGTTCTTCGTCGCGCGCTTCGTCGACTACGCCAGCGAGGACGGACAATACCGCAAATATCGCGTCGTCTTCGTCGACGGCGTGCCTTACGCCTGCCACATGGCGATCGCACGGCGCTGGGACATCTGGTATCTCAACGCCAACATGGCGGGAAGCGAGAGCAAACGGCTGGAGGAGGCGGCCTTCATGCAGACCTTCGACATCGGCTTCGGTCGCCGTCATCGCTCCGTGCTCTCCGCGATCGCCGAACGCATCGGGCTGGACTACTTCATCATCGACTGCGCCGAGACCAAGGATGGCGCGCTGCTCGTGTTCGAGGCCGACAACACCGCCGTCGTCCACAACATGGATCCGCCGGACGTCTTTCCCTACAAGCCGCCGCAGATGCAGAAGATCTTTGCGGCCTTCGCGGCCATGATCACGAAACGGGCCGCGTTGTCAGCGGAGCGGGCGGCGTGA
- a CDS encoding pyridoxal phosphate-dependent decarboxylase family protein gives MTATTRTDRLQPTDETLDPPDWDEVRAQGHRMLDDMIDYVADIRDRPVWQPMSQATRRRFRSELPRAPTDLAEVYRDFTDLVVPHATGNVHPGFMGWVHGGGTVVGMLAEMLAAGLNANLGGRDHAPIEIERQIVDWTRQLFGFPQGASGIFVTGTSMANLMAVLVARRAALGATVRREGLGEAGRRLRAYTSKAAHGCIAKAMDIAGLGSDALGCIAVDHAHRIDVAELRSAIARDRASGLHPFIVVASAGTVDVGAIDDLAGVAELCRTEGLWFHVDGAFGALAMLSPELAPRLVGIECADSIALDFHKWGQVPYDAGFLLVRDGVRHREAFASPAAYLRRETRGLAAGTDWPCDFGPDLSRGFRALKTWFTLRTFGTDRLGAAIARACALARHLEARVLAEPELQLLAPVNLNIVCFRFRADDADAINGEIVADVQESGIAAPSTTMLDGRLAIRAAIVNHRTQLRDVDRLVAAVLTFGRQRVAGLTPLIEIEAPSLAP, from the coding sequence GTGACCGCGACGACGCGGACGGATCGGCTGCAGCCGACGGACGAGACGCTCGATCCGCCGGACTGGGACGAGGTCCGCGCGCAGGGTCATCGCATGCTCGACGACATGATCGACTACGTCGCCGATATCCGCGACCGTCCGGTGTGGCAGCCGATGTCGCAGGCGACGCGGCGGCGCTTTCGCAGCGAGCTGCCGCGCGCGCCGACCGATCTCGCCGAGGTCTATCGCGACTTCACCGACCTCGTCGTTCCCCACGCCACCGGCAACGTGCATCCCGGCTTCATGGGCTGGGTGCATGGCGGCGGCACCGTCGTCGGCATGCTCGCCGAGATGCTCGCGGCCGGATTGAACGCCAATCTCGGTGGTCGCGATCATGCGCCGATCGAGATCGAGCGGCAGATCGTGGACTGGACGCGCCAGCTGTTCGGCTTCCCGCAGGGTGCAAGCGGCATCTTCGTCACGGGCACGTCGATGGCCAATCTGATGGCGGTGCTGGTAGCGCGCCGCGCCGCGCTCGGCGCCACCGTCCGCCGCGAGGGGCTCGGCGAAGCCGGCCGGCGATTGCGCGCTTACACGTCGAAGGCCGCGCATGGCTGCATCGCCAAGGCGATGGACATTGCCGGATTGGGAAGCGATGCCCTCGGCTGCATCGCTGTCGATCATGCGCACCGCATCGATGTCGCCGAACTGCGGAGCGCGATCGCGCGCGACCGGGCGTCCGGCTTGCATCCGTTCATCGTCGTCGCGTCCGCAGGCACGGTCGATGTCGGCGCCATCGACGATCTCGCCGGGGTGGCCGAGCTCTGCCGTACCGAGGGTCTCTGGTTTCACGTCGATGGCGCGTTCGGCGCGCTGGCGATGCTGTCGCCTGAGCTCGCGCCGAGGCTCGTCGGCATCGAATGCGCGGATTCGATCGCGCTCGATTTCCACAAATGGGGGCAGGTGCCGTACGACGCCGGCTTCCTTCTGGTGCGCGACGGCGTGCGCCATCGCGAGGCCTTTGCGTCGCCGGCCGCCTATCTGCGGCGCGAGACACGCGGGCTGGCGGCGGGCACGGACTGGCCGTGCGATTTCGGTCCCGATCTGTCGCGCGGCTTCCGGGCGCTGAAAACCTGGTTCACGCTCAGGACGTTCGGCACCGACCGCCTCGGCGCCGCGATCGCGCGTGCTTGCGCGCTCGCACGCCATCTCGAGGCGCGGGTGCTCGCCGAGCCCGAGCTCCAGCTGCTCGCGCCCGTCAACCTCAACATCGTCTGTTTTCGCTTCCGGGCCGACGATGCCGATGCGATCAATGGCGAGATCGTCGCCGACGTCCAGGAATCCGGCATCGCCGCGCCATCGACCACGATGCTCGATGGACGGCTGGCCATTCGCGCGGCCATCGTGAACCATCGCACCCAGCTCCGTGACGTGGATCGGCTGGTTGCGGCGGTCCTGACGTTCGGCCGCCAGCGCGTGGCCGGCCTCACACCCCTGATCGAGATCGAGGCGCCGTCGCTCGCGCCCTGA
- the flbT gene encoding flagellar biosynthesis repressor FlbT, with protein MALKVELKPHERIIIGSCVITNTDQRARLLIDGENIPILREKDILTPETADTPAKLVYLAVQLMYISPGADADHGTYFNLLRDIITTVPSAWPIIEAINGHILNGDLYQALKEAKKLVAFEKQLLQQAEAEQSDKPVSSAA; from the coding sequence ATGGCCCTGAAAGTCGAACTGAAGCCGCATGAGCGCATCATCATCGGCTCCTGCGTAATCACCAATACCGACCAGCGTGCGCGCCTCCTGATCGATGGCGAAAACATCCCGATCCTGCGCGAGAAGGATATCCTCACGCCGGAGACAGCCGACACGCCGGCCAAGCTCGTCTATCTCGCAGTCCAGCTGATGTACATTTCGCCCGGCGCTGACGCAGATCACGGCACCTATTTCAACCTGCTGCGCGACATCATCACGACGGTACCGAGCGCCTGGCCGATCATCGAAGCGATCAACGGCCACATCCTCAACGGCGATCTCTATCAGGCGCTGAAGGAAGCCAAGAAGCTCGTCGCCTTCGAGAAGCAGTTGCTGCAGCAGGCCGAAGCCGAACAGTCGGACAAGCCGGTGAGCTCGGCCGCCTGA